In a genomic window of Glycine max cultivar Williams 82 chromosome 13, Glycine_max_v4.0, whole genome shotgun sequence:
- the LOC100791326 gene encoding uncharacterized protein, protein MTKNEMHIIGIVIIIMIVMDFSQANYNPSFGQIERNHVSNLACEDKCRLKCAFLLIPPFTPGYLICLYKCMATNCKANPIVQDCKSGCGLTKSVSVNDDAHGVAAADLVDSCLPECQK, encoded by the exons ATGACAAAGAATGAGATGCACATAATTGGAATTGTGATTATAATCATGATTGTGATGGATTTCTCACAAGCTAATTACAATCCTTCATTTGGGCAAATTGAGCGAAATCATGTGTCTAATCTAGCTTGTGAGGATAAATGTAGACTAAAATGTGCATTTTTACTAATACCTCCATTTACTCCTGGGTATCTAATATGTCTTTACAAGTGCATGGCAACAAATTGCAAAGCCAACCCCATTGTCCAAGATTGTAAGAGTGGTTGTGGCTTGACCAAGTCCGTTAGCGTCAACGATG ATGCTCATGGAGTTGCGGCCGCCGACTTGGTGGATTCCTGTTTACCAGAGTGCCAGAAGTAA